A single Amphiprion ocellaris isolate individual 3 ecotype Okinawa chromosome 1, ASM2253959v1, whole genome shotgun sequence DNA region contains:
- the dpep2 gene encoding dipeptidase 2 — protein MNMLSRKTVKSVSSSFWMQSLVALVVFCLCHLVCGYSERDRAHDLMSRYPLIDGHNDLALQLRILHNNRLSQIDLHNVSKVATDISRLQAGHVQAQVFAVYVMCGAQQKDAVRLTLEQIDVVRRMCTEYQDFELVTSAQELKNSEMRHKIACLISVEGGHSIDSSLPTLRMLYQLGVRSMALTHTCNTPWAESSSKLYNVFQRQNNSLTEFGKAVVDEMNRLGMIVDVSHTSWDTALAVLKHSKASVIFSHSSSYSICNHSRNVPDWLLHELKKNRGLIMVNLHSKFISCRDEANISRVADHFDYIKKMIGAESIGIGGDFEGAVGFPKGLEDVSKYPALIQELLQRNWTENELADVLRRNFLRVFEEVERVRDQLSSKRPSEIQIPLEEVQNPCRLVLTPPDVKGLPSDQNSSSSAEHRSPCLLILVTVLLLSILFVTE, from the exons ATG AATATGCTCTCcaggaaaactgtaaaaagtgtTTCATCCAGCTTCTGGATGCAGTCTCTTGTGGCTCTGGTGGTATTCTGTCTGTGCCATTTGGTATGTGGATACTCTGAAAGAGACAGAGCACATGATTTGATGTCCAGATATCCTCTTATTGATGG TCATAATGACCTAGCTCTCCAGCTGAGGATCCTTCACAACAATCGTCTGAGCCAGATTGATCTTCATAATGTCAGCAAAGTGGCCACTGACATCTCCCGCCTGCAAGCAGGCCATGTGCAGGCACAG GTGTTTGCTGTCTATGTAATGTGTGGGGCCCAGCAGAAGGATGCTGTGAGGCTGACTCTGGAACAAATAGATGTGGTCAGACGTATGTGCACTGAGTACCAGGACTTTGAGCTGGTTACGTCTGCCCAAG AGCTGAAGAATTCTGAGATGAGGCATAAGATAGCCTGTCTAATAAGCGTTGAGGGAGGCCACTCTATTGACAGCAGCCTCCCAACCTTGCGGATGCTGTACCAGCTTGGGGTCCGCTCCATGGCCCTGACACATACCTGCAATACACCCTG GGCTGAATCATCGTCAAAACTTTACAATGTCTTTCAAAGACAGAATAACAGCCTGACAGAGTTTGGGAAG GCTGTGGTGGATGAGATGAACAGACTGGGGATGATCGTGGACGTCTCCCACACTTCTTGGGACACAGCCTTGGCGGTACTGAAGCATTCCAAGGCTTCGGTTATTTTTAGTCATTCATCCTCCTACTCGATCTGTAACCACAGCCGCAACGtccctgattggctgctgcatgAGCTG aaAAAGAACCGAGGGTTGATCATGGTGAATCTCCACAGCAAGTTCATTTCCTGCAGAGATGAGGCCAACATCTCTCGTGTGGCTG ATCATTTTGATTACATTAAGAAGATGATTGGAGCTGAATCAATAGGAATTGGAGGGGACTTTGAAGGCGCTGTGGG TTTCCCAAAGGGGTTAGAGGATGTGTCCAAGTATCCCGCCCTGATCCAGGAACTGCTGCAAAGAAACTGGACTGAGAATGAGTTGGCTGATGTCCTCAGAAGGAACTTCCTGCGAGTGTTTGAAGAGGTCGAGAGG GTCCGTGATCAGTTAAGTTCAAAACGACCCAGTGAGATCCAGATCCCCTTAGAGGAAGTGCAAAACCCCTGCAGACTGGTTCTCACACCTCCTGACGTGAAAGGGCTGCCCTCTGACCagaactcctcctcctccgcagAACATAGGTCGCCATGTCTGCTAATCTTGGTCACAGTTCTGCTGCTTTCCATCCTGTTTGTTACTGAATGA
- the slc12a4 gene encoding solute carrier family 12 member 4 has product MPHFTVVPVKDQAQSSYDSLEGINWVDYRDTGQDYPDHQDTVSSDGHGNHKEDSPFLNSADAAGKKNDFYDRNLALFEEELDIRPKVSSLLSRLVNYTNITQGAKEHEEEESAEASRRKTPKSPNMGTLMGVYLPCLQNIFGVILFLRLTWIVGMAGIIQSLLIVLMCCSCTMLTAISMSAIATNGVVPAGGAYFMISRSLGPEFGGAVGLCFYLGTTFASAMYILGAIEIFLKYLVPQAAIFHATDPHGSDSAMLNNMRVYGSICLSLMAVVVFVGVKYVNKLASLFLACVIISIVSIYAGAIKSMTHPPEFPICMLGNRTLVRDRFDVCAKTVTQGNITVASQLWDRFCLPGNMSTAQCDDYFIQNNVTEIQGIPGLSSGIIRDNMWGNYMQKGEILEKAGLLSVDAHSAMENFIMYVSADIATSFTLLVGIFFPSATGIMAGSNRSGDLRDAQKSIPVGTILAITTTSLVYISSVVLFGSCIEGVVLRDKFGDAVRKNLVVGTLSWPSPWVIVIGSFFSTIGAGLQSLTGAPRLLQAIAKDNIIPFLRVFGHGKNNGEPTWALLLTGLIAELGILIASLDMVAPILSMFFLMCYLFVNLACAVQTLLRTPNWRPRFKYYHWALSFLGMSMCLALMFISSWYYAIVAMGIAGMIYKYIEYQGAEKEWGDGIRGLSLSAARYALLRLEVGPPHTKNWRPQLLVLLKLDEDLHVKYPRLLTFASQLKAGKGLTIVGSVIQGNFLDSFGEMQAAEQAIKNMMEIERVKGFCQVVVASKVREGVVHLIQSCGLGGMKHNTVVMGWPYGWRQSEDPRAWKTFINTVRCTTAAHLALMVPKNVSFYPSNHERFTDGNIDVWWIVHDGGMLMLLPFLLKQHKVWRKCRMRIFTVAQMDDNSIQMKKDLATFLYQLRIEAEVEVVEMHDSDISAYTYERTLMMEQRSQMLRQMRLSSAERQREAQLVKDRHSLVRMGSLYSDEEEEVVEAPPEKVQMTWTREKCEAERRNRNNAPENFRELMSLKPDQSNVRRMHTAVKLNEVIVNRSHDARLVLLNMPGPPRNTDGDENYMEFLEVLTEGLERVLLVRGGGREVITIYS; this is encoded by the exons GACATGGGAATCATAAAGAAGACAGCCCTTTTCTCAACAGCGCTGATGCTGCTGGCAAGAAGAATGACTTCTACGACAGAAATCTGGCATTGTTTGAG gAAGAGCTGGACATCCGGCCGAaggtttcctctctgctcagcCGCTTGGTCAACTACACCAACATCACGCAGGGAGCCAAGGAgcacgaggaggaggagagcgcCGAGGCGTCACGTAGGAAGACCCCCAAG tCTCCCAACATGGGCACTCTGATGGGAGTCTACTTACCGTGTCTCCAGAACATCTTTGGTGTCATTCTTTTCCTCCGACTGACATGGATTGTTGGGATGGCTGGCATCATACAGTCCCTCCTGATTGTCCTCATGTGCTGCTCATGT ACGATGCTGACTGCCATATCTATGAGTGCCATCGCTACTAACGGTGTTGTTCCAG CTGGAGGAGCATACTTTATGATCTCACGCTCCCTCGGCCCAGAGTTTGGAGGAGCTGTTGGGCTGTGCTTCTATTTGGGCACCACCTTTGCTTCTGCCATGTACATACTGGGGGCCATTGAAATCTTCTTG AAATATCTGGTTCCTCAGGCAGCCATCTTTCATGCCACAGACCCCCATGGGAGTGACAGCGCCATGTTGAACAATATGCGAGTCTATGGCTCTATATGCCTTAGCCTGATGGCTGTGGTGGTTTTTGTAGGAGTCAAATATGTCAACAAGTTGGCCTCCCTTTTCCTGGCCTGTGTCATTATCTCAATTGTGTCTATCTATGCTGGAGCAATCAAATCCATGACTCATCCGCCAGAATTCCC GATCTGCATGTTGGGCAACAGGACTCTGGTGAGAGATCGATTTGACGTGTGTGCTAAGACTGTAACACAGGGCAACATCACAGTGGCCAGTCAGCTGTGGGACAGGTTCTGCCTGCCAGGGAACATGAGCACTGCTCAGTGTGATGACTACTTCATCCAGAACAATGTGACAGAGATACAGGGCATCCCTGGACTGAGCAGTGGGATTATAAGAg ATAACATGTGGGGCAACTACATGCAGAAAGGCGAGATCCTAGAGAAGGCAGGACTACTTTCAGTGGATGCCCACAGCGCCATGGAGAACTTTATCATGTATGTGTCTGCAGACATCGCGACATCATTCACACTTCTGGTGGGGATCTTCTTCCCGTCTGCCACAG GTATCATGGCAGGTTCCAACAGATCTGGTGACCTCAGGGATGCTCAGAAGTCCATCCCTGTGGGAACTATCTTAGCTATCACCACTACTTCACTTGTTT ATATAAGTTCTGTGGTCCTGTTTGGGTCCTGTATTGAAGGAGTAGTCCTGAGAGACAA GTTTGGAGATGCCGTTAGAAAAAACTTGGTGGTGGGGACTCTCTCTTGGCCATCTCCATGGGTCATTGTCATTGGCTCCTTCTTCTCTACTATTGGGGCAGGACTACAATCCCTGACTGGGGCTCCACGACTCCTACAGGCTATTGCCAAGGACAACATCATTCCTTTCCTTAGG GTGTTTGGTCATGGAAAGAACAATGGAGAGCCTACATGGGCTCTGTTGCTGACTGGTCTCATAGCTGAGCTGGGGATCCTTATTGCCTCCTTGGATATGGTGGCTCCTATCCTTTCTAT GTTCTTCTTGATGTGCTATCTCTTTGTGAACTTAGCTTGCGCAGTACAGACTCTTTTACGGACACCTAACTGGAGGCCAAGGTTCAAATATTATCACTG GGCTCTGTCTTTCCTTGGCATGAGTATGTGTCTGGCTCTTATGTTCATCTCCTCCTGGTACTATGCTATTGTGGCCATGGGCATTGCTGGGATGATCTACAAGTACATTGAGTATCAGGG AGCAGAGAAGGAGTGGGGAGACGGTATAAGAGGACTGTCTCTTAGCGCTGCACGCTACGCCCTGCTGAGACTAGAAGTCGGACCCCCACACACCAAGAATTGGAG ACCTCAGCTCTTGGTGCTGTTGAAGCTGGATGAGGACCTCCATGTTAAATATCCCAGACTGCTCACCTTTGCTTCACAGCTGAAGGCAGGAAAGGGTCTGACCATAGTGGGCTCTGTCATCCAGGGCAACTTCCTGGATAGCTTTGGGGAAATGCAGGCAGCTGAGCAG GCTATCAAGAATATGATGGAGATTGAGCGGGTCAAAGGTTTCTGCCAGGTTGTGGTGGCATCTAAGGTGCGAGAGGGCGTCGTCCATCTGATCCAGTCCTGTGGTCTAGGGGGGATGAAACATAACACCGTGGTGATGGGCTGGCCGTATGGCTGGAGACAGAGTGAGGATCCTCGAGCCTGGAAGACGTTTATCA ACACAGTCCGCTGCACCACAGCTGCCCACCTGGCCCTGATGGTGCCCAAAAATGTGTCGTTCTATCCAAGCAACCATGAACGCTTCACAGATGGCAACATTGACGTATGgtggattgtccatgatggggGGATGCTAATGCTGCTGCCTTTCCTGCTCAAACAGCATAAG gTTTGGAGGAAATGCAGGATGCGCATCTTCACTGTAGCCCAGATGGACGACAACAGCATCCAGATGAAGAAAGATCTGGCCACGTTCCTTTATCAGCTGAGAATAGAGgctgaggtggaggtggtggagatg CATGACAGTGACATCTCAGCATACACGTACGAGAGAACATTAATGATGGAGCAGAGGTCCCAGATGTTGAGGCAGATGAGGCTGTCCAgtgcagaaagacaaagagag GCCCAGCTGGTTAAGGACCGACACTCACTGGTGCGTATGGGCAGCTTATActcagatgaggaggaggaggtggtggaagCTCCTCCAGAGAAGGTTCAGATGACATGGACCAGAGAGAAGTGTGAAGCTGAGAGGAGGAACAGGAACAACGCTCCCGAGAACTTCAGAGAACTCATGAGCCTCAAACC GGATCAATCCAACGTGCGGCGGATGCATACGGCTGTGAAGCTGAACGAGGTCATAGTCAACAGGTCCCATGATGCTCGATTAGTGCTGCTCAACATGCCCGGACCACCTCGAAACACAGATGGAGATGAGAACT ATATGGAGTTCCTGGAGGTGTTGACTGAAGGTTTGGAAAGAGTGCTGCTGGTGAGAGGTGGAGGGCGAGAGGTCATCACTATCTATTCATGA